DNA sequence from the Paenibacillus azoreducens genome:
TAGAAGCAATTCAGAAATCGCATGATATTATCCCTTCTAAGTGTACACTCAAAAAAAGCCTTATGTTTATCATGAGGAACGAGTGAACTTGGAGGGGATATTTTATGGTTAAAAAGGGGCAAGTGTTTCAATCGGTATCTTCTTGTATTCCGTTTAGATGCTTGTACAATTTTTTATGAAATATGGTTGTGCGAATGCCTAGTTATTTCACTTTAATAATTAAGGACGAAACGATGTAGGCGGTTTGGGATCGACCTCCTGCATCATGATCCCACGGACCTTACAAAAATAAGGGAGGAAATTCTAATGCCACACAAACTTTCGTCTACGCATTTAATCAACCAAGGTGATGCTTCTATTAAGTATCCAGGAACTACTACTTCTGCTTTCACTGACACGAACTTTTATAAAAAATGCGGCAAAACGGCCGCAAGCGGAACCATCAAACAATATGGATGTGCAATTTGTGATTTGGCCATGTTTATCCTGTATAAAGGCGGTTTGTCTAACAACAATGACAATACCTATAATGCCGTTGTGCAAGCCACAATTGGAGGCACAAACAATGCCGCTGATTTTACGCATCAAAGTTTTACAGCAACAATGGGAAGTAAGAGCATCAAAGTGAATATTCAGGCGATTTCTGACATTTCTACAGAAGTTGAGAAAGGTAATATCTGCATCGCAAGGCTTTATAATTCTAGTACCAAAAACTCGCATTATGTGATCGTCGATGGATGGGACTCATCAGCTTCGGGTTTTTACAGATATCTTGTTTGTGATCCTGATGGCGGCGTTCAGAAAACGCTTGCTGATACAATGATCAAAAGAGGATTCCCGGTTGATGCTGCGTATATCACTGAAAGATATTTACTTAGCTAAAAAAGTGGGCCGAGGACAATGATATCCTGTCCTCGGCTTCCTTCATCTCTAACGAAACGTGACATCGCTATTTGCAACAAAAAGGGCTTTTTGAAATGTTAACGAAACAGGGTATGGCTAATGCAGTCTGTCTTCTATGAGAGTACGTCGATAGACGTTTTTCTTAAGATATAAGACTTCCATGCCGCTTCGCGGCACCACTGATGGATGAAAATTTTGTCCATACTGCTACTATGGCTGGCGAAGGTAGGTCGTACTTTCTTGGTGTCTCGAACCCGTATATAAGACGGACCACAACGACCCGGTGCATCGCAGATTGTTGCTCCTTCGGGAAGCACGCAGGGCAGAATAACCCTTTTTGGTAGTTGCACCAGCCTTAAAATCACCCAGTCGTAAGGAGAAGTACGTATGGAAGTGTTAATCGAACGTTGCTGCGGTCTGGATGTTCACAAGAAGAGCATCACCGCCTGCATTATCACCCCTCAAGGAAAGGAGATTCGAACATTTGCTACAATGACCCGAAACCTGATTGAATTGGTAGACTGGGTCAAACAACACCGTTGCACCCATGTCGCGATGGAAAGCACCGGAGACTACTGGAAACCGATATATAACCTGTTGGAATTGGAAGAACTCAAGCCCATGGTCGTGAATGCGCAACATATTAAATCTGTCCCTGGACGTAAAACGGATGTCAAGGATGCTGAATGGATTGCCAAGCTGCTGCGGCATGGTTTGGTGCAAGGAAGCTATATTCCGGACCGAGATCAAAGGGAACTGCGAGAGGTGATTCGTTACCGGCGAAGCATTATTGAAGAACGAACGCGTGAAGCGAATCGGCTTCAAAAGGTGCTCGAAGGCGGCAACATCAAGCTATCCTCAGTCGCTTCCAACGTACTCGGGGTTTCCGGACGAAACATGTTGGAAGCCATAATTAACGGTGAAACCGATGTTTCTGTCTTGGCCGATTTCGCCCAAAAGAAACTAAAGCTGAAGAAAGAACAGTTGAAACTGGCGCTGGAAGGGCGACTTGGCCCTCATCAACTGCTCATGATCGAGAAGCAGCTCGCCCATATCGATTATCTGAACGAATTGATCACCGAATTGGATACAGAGATCGATAAACGTATGGCCCCTTTTGCTGAGGACCTGAAGTTATTGGATTCGATCCCCGGTGTCGGTAAACGAACTGCCGAACAAATCTTGGCAGAGATCGGTACGGACATGTCGCGGTTTCCAACCCCTGGCCATTTATGTTCCTGGGCAGGGATGACTCCAGGTCACGATGAAAGCGCGGGGAAGAAAAGGTCAGCCAAAACACGAAAAGGAAACAAAAAACTGCGAAGTGCCCTAACTGAGGCGGCGCGGGCGGTGACACGTAAAAAAAATTCGTACCTGGCAGCCCAGTATCATCGTATTGCTGCACGACGCGGAAAAAATAGAGCCGCAGTCGCCGTAGGACATACCATTCTAACGATCGTACATATCTTGTTAACGCGAAAACAAGAATATGTGGAGCTTGGCTTTGATTACTTTGATAAGCGAAAGCGTGACATCTTGATTAACAACTCGATTAAGAGACTAGAGTCCCTTGGACTTACAGTCAGCATTCAAGAACAAACGGCTTAAGCGGTTCAAACCCATTTTTTAAAAAAGCAAGTTACTGGGGTTAGTTTCGTATTGCCAAAAACGGCTTTTCTAACGATACTACGAGCTGATAATTTTCAGGGCAGAAAGTATAAACTTCGGAGATCTCGCATCCTTATATCGCAAGAAAAATTACTGCTAAACGCGGTCTGTCTTCTATGAGAGTACGTCGATAGACGTTTTTCTTATAAAACAAGTGGTGATGCCAGGAGCCACTTACCATTAACGAATTCAATTCTTATCGTCAATTTATCGCCCGGATCGTCAAGAATTGTAGTATCTAACTCTATTTCTGCAACATTATCTTTTTGTCCCTTTAGCTTGGCGGTTTCAATTAAAAATTTTTCAGCCCATCCGTGTCCTCCATTATTTGTGTTTACATATAGACGCCCTTCAAAATCCTTATAAAGAGGAAGACCTATATCTTTCGTTTCCAAATAACGACTATAAAATAGATTGCTAGCGGTATCTTTTGTAAATACCTCCTCTACTTCTCTTTTTAAATCGGCTATTGCCTTAACGTCAGCGGCATCAATTGCCGGTTTCCCGCTCACTCCTGTTACGAGACAAAATTCATTTTCGCCTGGAATTGTTTTCTTCGTATCGAATTTGAAGAATCCTATTCCGTTAAATAATCCATAGATACTTACTGCCTTCGGTATAAGCTGGTTGAGAATATCCTTTGCTTGATTGTCAGTGAGATGAATAGATTGGCTTTCTTGCGTGTTCATTTTTGTGGCTTCTTTGGGGCTTCCTATGTTACTCCCACAACCAGCAAGTAAAGCCAAGATTGCCAAAAACAAAAAGAAGGTACTCTTCATCCTCTTCATAAAATCCACCTCTTTAATTCAAAATATTTTTCAAAACATTATTTAATTTTGGGAAGAAGTGCAAGCTTTATATTGGCTTGGATTTCTTTTTGCCTTTTCCAATGAAGGCTAACGCGCCAGTTGCAAAGGACAAACCGCAATGATAATAGCATTGGCTATTATCAATAAATCCCATTGATGACACGGTATCAATATATGGTTATTAAAGGCGAATAATGCAGAGAGCCCGGCCCTCATCGAAAGGGTCTTTTTGATTTACTCAAACAATAAGGTTAGAAAAAGATGGCGATAGAGGCGCTTTACAAAAAGGGAACATACGTTCTATAATTAAGTGTGAAAATACATTAGATGGTATAATAACATGTTTTTTTACAAAATAAATAGGAACACAAGTTCTCCTTTTGGTTGTATTTTTGCGCATTCGAACCACTTTAATAACTATATATGCACTTTATTAAGGAGGGGTAAATATGGCTGCTGACTTAAAATTTAGAGGTCTAAATAAAGATGAATTAATTGCGGTTTCCACCTACTGGGAGAAGAATAAAAAAATTCTAAGGAACCCCGTGGTACGAGGTTTCTTTGAGAATCAGGGTAACATGGAACTTCTTGCAAGACAACTGACTTCTCCCACCCCGGAATCGAGTCAGATGTTCGAGGCGGCCTTCAGACGGTATTTCTTTAGAATTCGCTTCACTAAATACCTGAGCTCATTGATCAAGTTCTGCGATATTGATTACCACAGGAAACGAACACTTCAAGAGCAGAGGCATCCTCTTGTCCTTGACACACCGGTTGACGATGGAGAATCGACTTTAGGGGAGTTTATGTACAGCATTTCAACTGTTCTAGAGGAAGATACGTTTCTCTCAGATCCTGCAAAGTTCCAATACTCCTTTGACAACGAGGCACTTTTCCATGCCTTCAATCGCTTAACGGACAAGCAGAAATTGATCATCACTTTGGCCTACTCCACATGCGCGATGGATAAGGAAATAGCAGATTTGTTGCATATTTCCCAGCAGGCAATCACCAAGACAAGATTAACTGCTTTAAGAAAGATGAAAAAATACATAACCGACCGACAACTAGAGTACCAGCTAAACCGAAAGGAAGGGAGCGGGCTAACATGGAAGATTCACAGCTGATCACTCTAATCACGAATTCAATCTCTAATTTTGGGTTTCCAATCGTAATTACTGTATATCTGCTTTACCGTTTCGAAAAACGAATCGACGCTTTAAATTCGTCAATTATTGAATTGCTGCAGGTTATAAAGGAGGAGGTGCGCAAATAGAAATGGATGCTACTGAATTGTTCGATCTTGTGAGCCAGGCAAAGAACGGAGATAAAGCTGCCATTGAATCGATCATTCAACTATTTCAGCCGGCAATACAAAAGGCATGCAGAAGAACAAAACCCCAAGAACGCCGCGACCTTGAACAACATATGAGCGAGAAGATTATTCGAGCTGTTTATTCTTACGATATTGATTCCATCCCTGACTACTCACGGTTTGTTAAGGTGCTTTCCGATTCGGATGGGTAGTGGTTTTTTAAAAAAAATCTCTCCTTCATGCAAGAGAAGTAGCAGACGCGACATCCGCTTTTCCACAAGAACAAAGAAGGCATGTCCTCGAACATGTAGTTCATGGGGTGATTTCGGCAATCACCAGTGTAAGATGAGAATAAACAGGCGGGATGTCCAAGTCACGCAGCAATATCTTTCAAGGCCGCCTATCTTCTATGAGAGCACTCTTACGAAATTAAAAATCGAATGGAGGATCCAAACGAAGATGACGATCAATCCTGGGCAGTGGAAGCTTGGCACGTATTGGGACGATAAGGAGCCGCATTCCCTGGAACAGATCCGGGAGGCCGGATATTCCTGTATTGAACTGAACCTGGACAACTATAAATCGCCTGC
Encoded proteins:
- a CDS encoding YvrJ family protein, which encodes MEDSQLITLITNSISNFGFPIVITVYLLYRFEKRIDALNSSIIELLQVIKEEVRK
- a CDS encoding sigma-70 family RNA polymerase sigma factor, which gives rise to MAADLKFRGLNKDELIAVSTYWEKNKKILRNPVVRGFFENQGNMELLARQLTSPTPESSQMFEAAFRRYFFRIRFTKYLSSLIKFCDIDYHRKRTLQEQRHPLVLDTPVDDGESTLGEFMYSISTVLEEDTFLSDPAKFQYSFDNEALFHAFNRLTDKQKLIITLAYSTCAMDKEIADLLHISQQAITKTRLTALRKMKKYITDRQLEYQLNRKEGSGLTWKIHS
- a CDS encoding IS110 family transposase produces the protein MEVLIERCCGLDVHKKSITACIITPQGKEIRTFATMTRNLIELVDWVKQHRCTHVAMESTGDYWKPIYNLLELEELKPMVVNAQHIKSVPGRKTDVKDAEWIAKLLRHGLVQGSYIPDRDQRELREVIRYRRSIIEERTREANRLQKVLEGGNIKLSSVASNVLGVSGRNMLEAIINGETDVSVLADFAQKKLKLKKEQLKLALEGRLGPHQLLMIEKQLAHIDYLNELITELDTEIDKRMAPFAEDLKLLDSIPGVGKRTAEQILAEIGTDMSRFPTPGHLCSWAGMTPGHDESAGKKRSAKTRKGNKKLRSALTEAARAVTRKKNSYLAAQYHRIAARRGKNRAAVAVGHTILTIVHILLTRKQEYVELGFDYFDKRKRDILINNSIKRLESLGLTVSIQEQTA
- a CDS encoding helix-turn-helix domain-containing protein; the protein is MDATELFDLVSQAKNGDKAAIESIIQLFQPAIQKACRRTKPQERRDLEQHMSEKIIRAVYSYDIDSIPDYSRFVKVLSDSDG